The genomic interval AGTTATATCTTCTTATATATCATTTCTTTACCATCACCCAccctttacaaatgaggaaactgaacctTAGAGAGGTAAAGTGACTTTCTCCGGGTCATTGAGTAAAAACTGTctgagctgggcggcgcctgtggctcaaaggagtagggcgccggccccatataccgagggttcaagcccagccctggccagactgcaaccaaaaaatagccgggcattgtggcgggcgcctgtagtcccagctactcgggaggctgaggcaagagaatcgcttaagcccaggagttggaggttgctgagctgtgtgaggccatggcactctaccaagggccataggatgagactgtctctacaaaaaaaagaaaaaaaaaaaaaaaagaataccaccttcctccaagctactcgggaggctgaggcaagagaatcacttaagcccaggagttggaggttgctgtgagctgtgtgaagccatagcactctacagagggccataaagtgagactctgtctctacaaaaaaaaaaaaaaaagaataccaccTTCCTACCCAGATCATAGCTTATAATATTCCTCTAAACTAGGTAGTAggcataatgaaaaaaattaagtgtttCTATCTGCCTTCCTCTCCCCGTAACCAGAAAGTCTGAGGCAGGTTGGTGAATCTAGTGTTCTCTGAGTCCAGGGAGAGGGAATGATCGAGGGCTCAGATAGCCAATACTTAGTTAAACACTACATGCCAGGCCTTGGGGGATACTTAGGGGTGTCCCATAGAGCTTGGGGGGATGCAAAACAAGTGCATACAATGAGATCATTGTATGCAATATTTTAACACTGCAATTGTgaaagatgggggaggggaggtagaAGGTTGGAAATTGCACTGGAATTGCATTGCCATAAAAAGGTTGGAAATTGCACTGGGCCTTAAAGGAAGGGCAGGGCTTGCCAATCAAGTAGAAGGACAACATTGCCGGGAGCTAGAGAGAGCAGAGCCTGGAGTTATAGAAGTGGTCAGACCATACCTACCTATGTCAAAATAAGGTGAGTGGTGGGAGGTCAGCCTGCGTATGACCTGTATGAGGAGGAAGTATGAGGTCCTGTACAAACGTCTTGAAAACCACACCGAGCAATGTGGAAATAAGGAGCTATTGCAGGTTCTAGAGCAGTGATCTGAGGAAGTCAGAAATAGGaataaggcttggtgcctgtaagtggctaaggcgccatccacatacaccagagctggcgggttcgaatccagcccaggcctgccaaacaatgacagctacagccaaaaaaatagcagggggttgtggtgagtgcctgtagtcccagcgacttgggagactgaggcaagagaatcgcttaagcccaggagttggaggttgctgtgcgctgtgatgccacagcactctacccagtgtgacagcttgaggctctgtctaaaaaaaaaaaaaaagagaaataggaatAAGAGAAGGAATCCAATACAAAGGGAGATAATCAATACACGTTTTATATGCTAAATAGGATTTGTGAAAGCATTTACCAAAGTAGGATGTTATGTGTAAGTTATAAGCTTTATTAACttttggagggcggcgcctgtggctcaaaggagtagggcgccggccccatataccagaggtggcgggttcaaacccagccctggccaagaaaaaaactgcaaaaaaacaaaaacaaaaaacttttggaCTTAGCAACAAAGGAGCCTGCCTATCTTCTCTTAAGGAGCGCAGTACCTGGGGCAAAGCTCCCTGCCACATCTTAGGGGACCTAGAGGGCTCAGAACTTGCTTTAGCTTCATCAAGCTTCTTCCCCTTATTGTAGAACCCAAGCTATACTGGTCCCACTTGGGGGCCCTTCTGTCCTGCTTggcaggggtgggtggggtggggacataGGGAGAGTGGGGATCTTCAGGCCCTGTGAGGGTGAGAAAGTCTGGCTTTAGGAGAGGGCATCTCAGctgagctttctttctttctttttttttttttgagatagcacctcaagctgttgccctgggtagagtgctgtcgcatcacagctcacggcaacctccaactcctgggctcaagcgagtctcctgactccgcctcccaagtagctgggactacagacgcctgccacaacgcccggctattttttggttgcagccgtcattgctgtttggctgacccaggctggattcaaacccaccagctcagttgtatgtggctggtgccgtagctgcttgagccacaggtgccaagccattggCTGAGCTTTCTTAGCAACCAAGCCTTACTATGGCCTCAGTctaaccatcttttttttttagagacagagtctcactttatcaccctcggtagagtgctatggcatcatagctcacagcaacctccaactcctgggtttaggcaattctcttgcctacaggcgggcacctgtagctgggactacaggtgcccgccacaacacccagctatttcagTCTGACCATCTAAGAaaaggaactgagtgtgctcagcTGTCTCCTTGGCTCCAGGAGGGGTTAATGCTGACTGATCCATCCAGCTCATGCCTCCAGATACCAACGAAACTCCACTCAAGACAGACAATTGTTTCCTTGCTGTTTTGAGATGAAGGAAACACGGTCATGAGCATTGGTGCAGATGTCAGTTCCTAAGAAGATTCTTAGCCTGCTTCCTTCTCAGCCCCAATTTGAGAGGCTGACAATGGACTAGATAAGCCCTTTTCCAAGAAGTTGGCCACTCAAGGGCTTGATCCTCTCTTTGCTAATCTGTAGCACAGTACAAACCCCTGCCTGTCCCCCACTCCTCACAGGGTGGCTATCAGTATGATGTGCTAAGAAATTGGGGGTCAGAACTTTCCTAAAACTATGTTCTAGAAACCTTCATTGTTATACCACCTATTTACAAATCTACTTCTAACCCAAAAGTTCGTTCATTCTGGGAAACAAACTGCTCCGTTCTACCAAAAAGATGGGGGTCTTCTAAGCTATCCCAAAGTTTAGGACCCTGCCTTAGAATCCtgataaaaatgcagattcctaggGCCCTGCCCAATGGCATTCAGTCAGAACCTCCACTAGGGCCCCCAGCAATCTGATTACACACTTAAGTGGAAGAACCACTGTTTCAGTCTTGAGCAAACAAGCCTGTCTGGGaccaggaagaaaaaacaagggaGATAATAACTCTCCAAAGGCCAGTTGGTGTGGGTGGACCCAGTCACAGGGAGAGAGAAGTGGGAAGGGCCTTGGCCTTATCTGGCCCAACCCCAATTTGCCAATTTCTCTGATAAAGAACTTGGGGCCCAGACTACATAATGACTCCAGGTCACCCAGGGCATCCAAGTCACCTGGGGCATCTGTGAAGACAGGCCGGCAATCTCCTTGTTCTAAGCCCTTCCCACTCCCTCACCTCCATGTCTGTGGATGTGTGCataagcctgtgtgtgtgttgatgAGTTCTGCACCTGCCTGATCCACACTTCCTTTCTGAACCTGGTCATGCCCCTCTGAACCCCAGGTTCCTTGTCTAGTGAGAGGCTTGGGGTAAGTGGTCTTGTCCAAACTCCTCCTGTTAGTCTTCTTATATCTAGAGATAAAATCTCATTTTCATGACTGCAGAACAAATATAACTGTTGACTTTTCTCACAGAAAGCCAAGGTCTCTTCCAGTCTATTCAGTGCCTGTAAAGGATCTTGGGCTCAGGGGAACCTTGTGCCTGGGCATCCAGGTGAGCTCACCCTACTAAGATTCTGGCTTAGTGGGAGGTCTGACTCACTCTTCACCTTCTGGTGCTTTCCAGTGCCTTCTCCAGGCAAGCTTCAGCCAGCAGAGCCAAGGGAGCCAGGGTTCTTGGCACAGATGGCACACAGTCCACATTACCTCTGTTACCAGGCTGGCAGGCAGCCCCGGAAAGGAACAGAGGAACACACAGGTAGACCCCATGGTCTGACGAAACCTGCCTTTGACCAGTGTCCATCTCcctatttttcattcattttatggcACTAAAGACAGACTCAACCATTTTAACAAACATGtttattagaaaagtaaaaaatattgcATAGGTCTTAATACTTGAACATCAAGTGTATTCATGAACAGTGAGTATCTTCATGTAAACAGTTCTAGATGGAAGACCCAGATGGCACTCCACTGGGGGAggagttccagccccaccctcatCGGCCCCTTCCCCTCACAGCTCAGCTCTGCAGCACATAGGGGAGGAATGGGTTGAATGCAGCTCCCAGGTGGGTTTTTTTCAAGTGTCAAAGATCCCAAATGATTCAACACCCATGCCTTCCTACTCTTACATTCATGCGTCTGTAAGATAGCTGCCTAGAACAGGTCAGTAGTGAAGCTctgatcaaaaaaacaaaagattcaaaacaaacaacaaacataCTTGGTCCCCTCAGACCAGAAGATACACAAACTACCTCCATGACCTCCCCTCCCCCTACTGCTACCAAGCACACACGCCTAGCAGAGGCCAGAGCAGCCCAGCTGCTCTCCTGGCTCTGTGACACCACTGTTGTTTTTTAACTGtcagtaataataaaaagaataagatacATGCTACATACACATCCAGCCAGAAGCCTGGTTGGCCCCTAAAGCCTTTGTTTCATGCTACAGTACTGAGGGGCATGTGCCCCCAATTCTGAGCCACCTACACACAACCCAGTGAGCTTCCTAGGAACACTATGTCCCCCTacctccaccttcctcccctcAGGTGGCTGTTGTCAGTTTTCTAACGACAGGCATCAGTCCCTCAGCTCTGCCTGCTAATCTCCTTTCCGAAAGTTCAGTTATTTCTTCTTCAGGGGGCAGTGTTGGCCCCCCCAGGTTGAAGTTCAACACTCCTCAATGAGCAGCTGCTCTGAGCTATATAGCTTCTTCTTGATGACTCGAAAGCCAGTGCTCAGCGTCAGGGACTGGCTGAagccagggaggaaggaagagttGGCCGAACTAAACAGTCCCTGGATCTTGGGCCAGAGGCGTGAGTCCAGGCGTAGCACGAGGGTCAGCTGGAAGGTGGGCACCAGGCTGCGGTCGAGGGCCAGCTGGCCCACACTGTGGCAGCTCTTGCCCTGCTCTACGCAGACGTCCAGCAGCGCCCCCCGCAGGCCGCACGGCTCGCTGTAAGCCAGGCGCAGCAGTTCTTTGCTCACCTGGCTCACCAGCTGGCCAGGCATCAGCAGGCGCGCGGGTCGCCGCGAGCCCAGCCGCGCCTGGGTCAGGCTCTCCTGCAGCAGCTGCATCAGGCTGGCACACAGGCGCTCATCTTCGGGGTCGCTTAGCAGCTCGAAGTCGGGCAGCGACACCCCATCCAAGTATGCAGAGTCTGGAAAGCGGAGCACACCGGGAGTAGTATTAGAACAGCTTCAATAAGAGACGTACAGGAGGGGGAGGTGCTGTTTCACTAAGAAAGCAGTGGTCCTACTTTCTGCCCCCCATTCGTAACCTGCGCTCAACCCCCTCCCAGAATTTGAGTCCTGGTGGGACAGGATGCCAAGGTGG from Nycticebus coucang isolate mNycCou1 chromosome 3, mNycCou1.pri, whole genome shotgun sequence carries:
- the DDIT4 gene encoding DNA damage-inducible transcript 4 protein, with product MPNLWDRFSSSSSSSSLSRAPTPDRPPRSAWGSAAREEGLDRCASVESSDCESLDSSNSGFGPEEDSAYLDGVSLPDFELLSDPEDERLCASLMQLLQESLTQARLGSRRPARLLMPGQLVSQVSKELLRLAYSEPCGLRGALLDVCVEQGKSCHSVGQLALDRSLVPTFQLTLVLRLDSRLWPKIQGLFSSANSSFLPGFSQSLTLSTGFRVIKKKLYSSEQLLIEEC